CCTCACCATTATAAAATTGTTTCAGGAGGCAAAATAAAGATATCTATTtggaacatttttgaaaataacaaaagaaCAAATGTAGAAAATTAAATTTGACTTTGGAATACAAGTAAAACTTATTTACAGATGTATCCCTTCCTGATAATTCTATACTAAATAATAGCTGAGAACAAATCCTTTGATGCCTATAAATACTCATTAATAATTTAAATCATCGTTTTAGGCTTGAGAAACTAAATATTGGAAATGTAGGGTTAGTTAATTATACTAAAAAGGTAGAATTGTataatttgtttatttgaaGTGGCCAGCTTTTGTATTTGTAAGAACAATGCCTTATGCTGTTATTTTAGGAACAACACTACATGATATTATATAACTTCTAACTAGGGGGAAATCCCCAAAGTTGGTCcgttaataaaaaaagaacgggCAGGCTTCCAAAGTTTTTTTCCAAAGGTGCTCAACTGTGACTCAGCAAACCTGTAGCATTGAAAACCTGTACTAAATACTCATTCGGTAATTCCGGTATTGAGTGTCAAATGTCGATTTAATTAAGGgagtcttgttttatttttagcacAAAAATAGGCTGGTAAAACATGACCTACTATAGGCTTAGTTCATACTCAAGGAGTTGGATAGTCCCAAGTTTTAATTGGCTCAAAATGTTGGTCAAACAACTGTTGTTGGATAAAATGCTCATTCCAATAATAATGAGCAGACTCTCACTGGACATGCAACAATTTTCTgtactagagcctatcccagccgactatgAGCAGTGGGCAGGGGATACCcccaattggttgccagccagtcgcagggcacaaggagacagaaaaccattcacgttcacaccaAGAGCCAATTTATATTATAcgagcctaccatccatgttttgggatgtgggaggaaatcgtaGAACCCGATGAGAACATAGAAAccaccttagtgaggataaagcggttcagaaatgagacCTAATTTTGACTACCGTGTCAACTACACACTTTGCATGATCTTAACTCAAGTAAATATTAGTTTAAGGCTTTGAATCAagtatgaaaaaatacaaatcgaTATTAAATACGCAATCAAGACAGAAAACTgcaattaaaattgaatttgtttatatttattgGACATAAAAGATATATAACAATTTGTGTACAAAAGTTTTCTGtcacaatggaaaaaacaaaacaatgaaaaagcaTCACTATGAACAATGACGGGTGGGCAAATtcttccacaaagggctgcaatgggtgcgggttttgttcaccaatctggtctccaacaagtgcaatcagtggattgcagtcaggtgcttcttttttgtttaaacctgattggttaaacggTCTGTGCTAtttcggttgcaacaaaaacctgtacccacagTGGCCCCCGAGGActtgtttgcccacccctgaactaTGACCATCTGGCTCCCTCCGCTGGCCAACTCGGAACCtaaaggcaacaataagtccacGATAAATAATCAGCCTCCTGACCAAAAGTAAATTGAACTAAATACTTTCATTCTGATCTTTCCTCGACGAATAGAGGAGTAGCAATTTGAATTCCACAATTACTAATGTCATTAAGCAGGCCTGAGACAACAAAAAATCTGGCGTCAAGATCAATACGTTTACACCTCTAgaatataaatgtgaaattcccTACTGAGCCATCCACAAATAGCGTGGTAGGAATTTTAATTCCACCATCAATTtaataaactgaaaaaaaatctgcctctGATGGCCAATGCATATATATCCCGAGAAtataactacagtggtaccttgagatacgagcttaattcgttccgggactgagctgtcaatttactcgtaactcaaatgaacgtttcccataaaaatgaactaaaacaaattaattcgttcaaccctctgaaaaaacacccaaaacaggacattggattggaaaaaacatttttatttgttctaattcgccatccattaacaaagtaacaaataactagtcatttaatagtactaaaatgtgtttaatagtactaaaatgtgtttaatagtactaaaatgtgtttaatagtactaaaatgtgtttaacagtactaaaattagacggatttcgcagaagGGAGAGAGCGGGGGGAGACTTGTTTCACGGTGACgctctcgtaacataacaaacaaatttaaatgaacttggatgacgatgcagacacacaaaaataaatttaatctaaccataCACTAAACTAAaactattttgaaaatattgttgcagatgcattgattctcactttagaacatcgctgcCCACTACTGGgatctcatttcatcgctctcattctatctcataatgacaataaaagcattcaatttaattcaattcaattggctgtctcacaacaaccactgccCATGTTTCAAGAGTctttcttacatacctgtccacctcagctaaatgctctctttattaatgattgcaattcctttTTATTAAGCAaataaaactgtacaaatgcaatgcggcacaaTTTTCACAtgcgcatacatacatacacagggcacacgtaaaagtataaaatgtagtaaagtcataccttgagatacgatcttaatgcgttccgggagctcttatgtcgatttactcgtatctcaaatcaatgtttctcatagaaataaactaaatacaaattaattcgttcctaccctctgaaaaaaacaccaaaacacaggatattagaatggaaaaacattttattggttgtaattcacaatctactaacagagtaacaaataactagtggttatgatgtttaataataaaatgagatattattcaatacaatgcggagttcgcggatgggaaggagagagagcgcgagagagagactGACCTGACGGATGCtctcgtaatataacaaacttaaaatttaacttaaatgaacttagattcctatacacacttaaaaaaagtttttatcatacgttacacaaaatttaaaccttcttgtgcaataaccaaggcaaagaggttcatgtattccaccgcggcatTCGAGGCGAAATTCCTGCATCTCCacacgtattggcgagccagctcagttacGTGTACACTACTcgtgtttttcgattatttcgtgcttaatatcgattgtcatcatacgccttttcttcgcactactcttcattgctttggacccattgtgtttccctcaattctgcactgactaatgcaaaaaacaccGCAAAAATTCAaggctctgcccagtgcttgtagatatctttgcatgagggagatgcggcgagaaatcataagcagcctctcatgaccacctggctgtctcgtatgctcgtctcaaaatttgtctcttatctcaacGTAAATATTTGtacagaattttactcgtatctcaaattcctcgccCCTAgttcggggcacttgtatgtcaaagtattactgtactacaaagtggacggctttcggccatgGTAGAaggggctcttgccgccatctggtggaAAAACGCGGGTAtcacatctcccattataacggccgcagagggaactatttcagcggcgcagggcacattttattatcttttatttattttaagacattaataaatcatttccttatatttttctcttatttttgtttcctctcatctttcatacaaaattggaacactttgaccaaatttaaagggtttagttggtagttgtgtgatgaccgtggaaccaatgagagaatttacatataaagtacacttgtAGTTACCAAGTTTTCAAGTTACTAAAAAGTTCTGGTACCAATTAATTTAGTatgtagaggtacgactgtatcagATTTCATTCCAATGTATCCATCAATAAAAGGAGAAGCTCTTTTAGTTAGTGTCCTCTGCAAGAGCAAAGAACATGACTAAAATAAGTGAGATTTTGAGACCTGCCTTTGAGAGgtccaaaataaaagaaatgatgCAGTGACCATAAAGCAAGTTCAACTGAAATGAGGGCTGAAATGAAGAAGGAAAAAGCACAATGTGGAAGTAGCTGTGTCAGGTACTATCTAAAACAAGTGCTGTAAATCACGAGGTCTAGGTCAGTCTGTGATCCCAAGACTGTTTTTGTTCAGACATTCCGCATGTGAGCAATGGTCATGCCCCTGTGGCGTGGCCCAGCTGATAAAAAGGAGGAGCAGAAGAGTTCTGTACAAGGCGAAGGGTTATCCACGCTACTTATCAGAGCTGTGAGTGATTTCATTTGCTTCCTGACGCACATTGCATGCAAGTTTGTGCTTACGTCAGGCAATGTGCTTGAACAGACAGGAAATTTGTGGCCTCCTCACCTCTCTGCTTTACAACATTTGTGATTAGATGATCGGCTTCAGCCCGAACATGTCAAGTTTGGGCTGCAGCCAATCACAAGTCACCTCGAAGGAAAGATTTGAGCAAGAGCGTGTTGTTACAGGAAGCGTGGGCGTGCGCAGTCAGCTGGCTCACGTTTCCTGATTTTGTTTTGGTCTTTGAATGCGGATGTATTCATATTCTGTATTTGGCTTGATCGTTGTGGTTAAACCTGCTGTTCAATGAGATTCTGATgtgattttatttacttttgttgGGAGGGGGACACCTTGGAAGATGGTGCTAATTCTGTTTGCTGTTGTGCTCACGGCCATCCCAATAGTCGGCTGTTATTCTCCAACATTTCAAAATCTGGATTTGGGACGCAGTAAGTACTGCCTGACTCTGTCACAGACGCTGTGTCAAAGTTCTCAACATTGTTTGTGGTCTTTCTGACAGGTAACAGGACCTCCATTAAGTTTCTGGCATTTGGCGACTGGGGAGGGCTACCTTACCCACCATACATGACTTTGGTGCAAAGGTCCACTGCTCAAGAGATGAGTAAAGTTGCAGAACAGATGGGAGCAGACTTTGTTCTGGCCCTTGGTGATAACTTCTACTTTAAAGGTGTGGACAGATTGGATTCTCCAAGATTTAAGGTCAGTCGAGAAGACATCTGGTGCACtgtcaatttttatttattattgaaaaAGCTTTTTGTGGTTGTTATTTCTTGTCATCTGTATTGATACAACAGGACACATTTGAGGCTGTATATACAGGAAAGTCCCTAAATATCCCGTGGTACGTTGTTGCTGGCAATCATGATCATGCAGGAAATGTCCAAGCTCAGATTGATTATACGCACATATCTTCACGATGGTAAGTAGATTGCTATTTGTCAAAATACTTATTGTTTGTAATGATTTTTAAAGAGAATAATCAGAAAAATCATGCTTGATTTTTCTCTATCCAAATTCCCACGATATATTggatattggataactttattcatcccgtattcgggaaatttcgttgtcacagtagcaagagggtgaggatgcagaaataggaaaggcattttagacataaatagatgggtaataggtaagttaataaataaatacatgaataaatatataaataaataagcgtgttgctgaattTCTAACATCTATTACCACAGCTATATCTTTACTAAggatttgaaatatatttttaaaattgcgaagtagggtcacccctattataactacctatttttttcttcagtgcggagtcctagtagcaagagtggcttccgcttacgagtttcaccctggatttttacatttttctgaacaaaaaaaaagtatatatatttttttttaacctcctatgacccaaactcttgcaaggtgtgaatttttattttctctttgatatttaggctataaTTAGGCTTcaaatgagtgtaaaaacaaagaattatcattttacatgtagtttctgagaaaaatgatgttcacatcataagtggacaccACACCctttttaacattgtagtcttgacaaccaaaaatgtgatgtccactgtgaaatatgaaatgtattcttttgtacttttatatattttagccactagaatagaattttactgacacctactggTCAAGGCCCGTCAACACTTTTGTATATATCATCTCCTCCTTTTCcttgttcccgcctaaagtttgtcacCGCCTACTTTTGAATAAAACCCTCCAGGCGGAAATAGAGGGGAGGATTTGGCTTGGAGGAGACTATGAGACGGACGTGTGCTCTGTCCGTCCGCCCCCTCCCCTTCCTCCTCCGggagaggaggggggggggggggggggttgggtgCACGTCAAGACAatggagcgagcgagcggcgtCCATTTTGATCCGGCCTGCCTTTCCGCCTCCTATTGGCCGTAGGAGTAAAAAACTGTTTTCGATGCTTTACTTTGCTCAACGATTATTTAGATGTCTAGAGTGGTTCTAACATCCACACATGTCGACGCTAGATCATAGGAGGTTAATAACTAATAGCAGAAAAATATCCCggagaagtgaatttgcgataagtgaagttgcgataatcgagggaagactgtagtatgtatacatacattcgttcatttattttccgtaccGTTCATCCTCGTAAGGTTTGCGGGGGATGTttgcccagctgacttcaggcgaaaggcagactacaccgtcgcctggtcgccagtcagatgtagggcacacagagagacagaaccattcgcactcacaatcataccgccaccgatTGGGAATAagatcccacgcttgcccgcatgaagtcaggcgagtgaacccctacaccatcaggtggagacaggtatatacatatactcaaATTCAACATGACTACAATAATCCCTCAAAAAGCGCGGTTAATGTAAAccaaacatggccacgataatcgaaaaatcgtagtagggtcaccccttttataactacgtttttttttcttcagcgctgagtccaagtagcaagcggaagacaggggagtggcttccgcttacgagtttcagcgtggattttcatgtttttatgaactttaaaaaaaattaatgaataccagaaaaaaatcgcaaaaaaGTGAATGCGCAATAAGTGAAGTTGAGATAATTGAAGGAAGACTGTAACCACTTTCTGCTATCTGTAAGAATCAAAATTTGTTTTGACAACTCTACATATCACCCTTATGTGGCCCTTGATCACAGGAATGTCCTTATaagttttgctttttaatggcACTAAGGTTATTGGGGCTTGCTGTCGTTGCTTATTAGGAACTTCCCTTCCTACTACTATGAACTGGACTTCCGCATACCCAACACTGAAAAGACACTGACCATCATCATGCTGGACACTGTGAAGCTGTGCGGAAACTCTCTCGACTTTGTGGACGAGAAACCCCGAGGGCCCTTAAACGCGATGGACGCCAACCGCCAGGTGAAGTGGCTGGAGGAGAGGATGGCCGGGTCTAAGGCTGATTTCCTCCTGGTGGCCGGGCACTACCCAGTGTGGTCAGTATCTGAACATGGGCCCACAGATTACCTCCTTAAGAGGGTTCGGCCTCTACTGCTTAAATACAATGCCACTGCCTACT
The Stigmatopora argus isolate UIUO_Sarg chromosome 7, RoL_Sarg_1.0, whole genome shotgun sequence DNA segment above includes these coding regions:
- the acp5a gene encoding tartrate-resistant acid phosphatase type 5a is translated as MVLILFAVVLTAIPIVGCYSPTFQNLDLGRSNRTSIKFLAFGDWGGLPYPPYMTLVQRSTAQEMSKVAEQMGADFVLALGDNFYFKGVDRLDSPRFKDTFEAVYTGKSLNIPWYVVAGNHDHAGNVQAQIDYTHISSRWNFPSYYYELDFRIPNTEKTLTIIMLDTVKLCGNSLDFVDEKPRGPLNAMDANRQVKWLEERMAGSKADFLLVAGHYPVWSVSEHGPTDYLLKRVRPLLLKYNATAYFCGHDHNLQYIEESGVGYVVSGAGNFLDPDVRHWKHVPKGSVKFFTGQASTLGGFVHAEVKKDKMILSFYQAKGTSLYRTVLSPRNGK